aaagttcatccctatacaaagaaaatatgaagaagtatcatgaccaaaagattgagaagcgtgactttgtggttggggatttggtgtttTATTTCAACTCTAGGTTGCGCTTATTTCCgggaaaactcaagtccaaatggactggtccattCTTGATAGCTCAAGTCTTCCCTCGTGGTGTGGTTGAGTTGGAGAAAAAGAAGGGTGTAAGGTTTAAGGTGAACGgacaaagaatcaaaatttacCAAAGGCATGTGGAAAATGAGAATGAAGTGattgaggcataccatcttggtgaagtctgagtaatcgaGAGTCCTGCGTCATGCTGCAACGTTAAATCAAGCACTGATTGGAGGCAACTCAATATGTATCTCTAGCCAACAATAGATTGTTCTTGATTTTCTGGGAGTAGtgcattattttgttttttacttaATATCATGTATGCATTTTCTTAAACATTCTTTTAGAAGTGTTGGCTAGAGAGTAGACTAGGGTCCGTGTCTAAAAAGTGtccagaaaacaaaaaaaagattagCTTATTGGGTGTTCAATGTGCAGGGACCAAATCACCAGAAATCTACAGAAATTGGTCAGGTGCACTGATCGACGGACTAACCGACAGACCATCGTCccatcgacagaccgtcgatgTCATCCGTGGATCCCAGGTATGATATCTAGTTTTTCCTAAGTAAGAGCACAGTCGACAGAATGTCGAGAGAGAATCATTAGTTCCCCAGACCCAATTACCCTACCCGACTAGACCCgctatatattaattttttaaacttgTCAGTTAGCCCACCCTTTCAAATCCACTTCCCAACCGTTTCCCTCCACATTTTCCTTCAACTCCTTAACTCACTCACCCATTTACTCTCCCTTAAACACTCTGATTTCACTCTTCCCCAAATACCCATCAATCCCAAAAGCTTTTCTCTTCCAAATTCCCATTTGCTTCTGTCTTCCTTCCGGTCAGTTTTCAAGGTTTGGCTCGTATACAAATTCATCTCCCCATTCACTCCACTACAGTACACAGGTATGTCATTTTGCTCTGCTCAATAAATTCTCATTTATTTACAtgctaaattattttaatacgTATGTGGGTCTTGACTTTTGGACAAAATTGCATGCTTGAATTGTTGAACTAAGTTCCTAGTTCCTTCGAATAATAAAGAGTGAATGGCTTGGGGTTTTATTGTCGAAATGTACTTTGTTTTGAGGGTTGTTGTTTCCAGCTTAGGGTTTGAAGGTCTTTTAGAATCTAGGTTTGAAATTGCGATAATCCATGCCCTCGGAATGGCGGAATGGTTTGTTAAATGCTAGATGACCTTAATGTATCTTAGTTTGCTTGAACATGGTTCTTTGGGATACCAACCATAGCTTACAAAAAATTTGTCAGACCAACAGTATGAGACCCCATCTACGGACCATCGATCAGTCTACAGACCGTCGATGGGGTCTTCGATAGCCACTCCCCATATTTTCCTAACTTTTGAATGACAAATGTGGTCTACGGTCCATCGGTTGATCGACAGACCTTCCTGAACATCCGTCACCTCTAATAGAACCCTCTTTGCTGAGGGTTCCTAGATTTAAGTCAAAGTGCCTACCCACGGGGATGGTCGACAGTCCATCGTCTGAGCGACGgaccgtcctgcaggtccgtcgtCTATAACAGAACGTTTAATCCTACAGCTTTCAAAATATATGCTAAGTGTTCACCGACGAACTGTCattccatcgacggaccatctgTAGTGCCCGTCACTCAGTTATGCAGTTCTCAAATGGAATGTGCTTTGTGTTTCCAAGTTTGGTCTTGCGCTAATAACTCTCTTTTGCAAGTACTAATGGCTCCCAAGCAAGACCTAGTCTACTCTAGAGGACGTTCAAAGTCTGTTGCACCTTCAAGTCGGCTGGTGATTGTCTCGAACGATGATGATGATCCACAATACGTTCCACCAGGCATCCGGACATCGACGCGTGCTACTAGGACCACTCAGGGCACACCCAAAATGGTGGTGTCcgacgtagtcactgcctcccagtctgatgagaaGCGCATACTGACCGGCACATCGTCTGGGTCTGCCACTGGTTCTGAGGGAGCTTCTGGCTTTGAGGAGGCTTTCGGGTCTGAGGAAGCGTCAATATCACATGGTCCCAATATTTCTGCTACACCGGTCGATtatgcctcgtctgatgaggctgacagtgcGGATTCCACTCCAGCACCCTTGATTGAAGTCCTTGCACCGGCTGCTGATTATACCAACCGGTTGTCTGTAGAAGGACAATACCAGGTGTACATGGACGCCAAGCCACTCAACAATAAGGGGGTCATGACTTGAACTCTAACAGTCGGACGACGAGTTCTTACAGGGAGTCTTCACACTATCCCTGATGCACATTCTCTCTTCACCTGCCATCAGCTAGAGTGGATGGCCAGGAGCGTTGGATGCTACAACCAGGAGGTGGTGCGATAGTTCTACGCATCTTATGTAGCGACTCTCCAGTCTTCCCTGGATATGTGGTCTAATCCCTCTAAACAGGCACCACTTGATTATATTCGAGTCCGTGGCCGTAGGGTAGACATCTCATTACCTACTATCCGCCGGTTCTTATATGGCGCTGACACAGATGCTACCAGGGATCTCCTTACCCCCGAGTTTGACTATAGGTGGAAGCTAATTAAGGAGGGCCATTTTCAGCGTAATGTGgggctgagagagaccacccagAGGTGGATAGCCCATCATATTTCTGTGGATGGCGAGGGTGCATATTGGGTGCTGGAGCCCAAAGGGGTCATCAAGAAGGTCAACCTTACATTCACGGACAAATTTATCTGGCTATTGGTCTGTCACTGCCTATCCCCCACTGCTGCTGACAACATTGTTACATGGGATAAGAAAGTATTTGTAGCTGCTTTGGTTGCTGGGTTCGATGTGGACATTCCGAGACTTTTTCTGGCAGTCATTcatgagagggcttttaaggctACCACCACGTACCCTTTCCACTGCTTGATCTTCGAGTTGTGTAGGTCTGTTGGAGTGCCCATATGGCATATTGACGTTCTTAGGATTCCTACTGGGACAGTTGATATAGATCTCATCCAGGATAAGGCAAATGAGACAGCACCCCACAGAGGGCCCAGAGTATAGATTTTGCCGATAGGTGACAACTTGGTGGACACATTAGAGCAAGCCCAAGGGGATAATCAGAGTACATCAGAGCCTACCGACACCACCCTGATTGAGTATATCTCGGGTACTAGCACATCCACGAGTTCCTCCTGCTCCACTCCATTGTAGCACTGGTCCCGATTGCTAGGGTCAAGAAGTTAGAGGCACAGATGGCCACACTACTGCACCATATCCAGCCTTGAATGCAGAAGTTCATTGTTGAGGCGAAggagaaaattgagaaaaagatTGCCCAGCAGACTGAGCGGCAGATTCTGGCAGTCCATTAGTGCCTTGACGCTTTCGAGTTGAGATTTCTCTCCCGTTCAACCCCTACTATTGACTTGACGACTCTCCAAGATGTAGTGGCGAGTCTTAGGGCTGACGTGGATGCCATCCTGGATGCGCGGGTACCTGAGTCTGAGGCCATACGTGCAGAGCTTGCTGAGGATACATTGTTTTCTGCTCTATTCCAGATTACCACTGCGCCACCACCGCCACCATTTGAGCAGACCAAGAGGTATTAGTCCAGAGGGTGATGAGGCTCGTGCTAGAAAGAGAGAGTGTACTGAgttggaggctgcgaggagagccgcGTTGATGGATGAAGAGGCCCGACAGATGAGGGCTCATGAGTTGGCtgttggggcgtctagctccaagATTGTTGATGTTGAGAAAAGCGCTTCTGAGGGTGTTGTTATTGGTGTGGACAATATTGATGGTTTCCCTACA
The sequence above is a segment of the Solanum lycopersicum chromosome 10, SLM_r2.1 genome. Coding sequences within it:
- the LOC138338720 gene encoding uncharacterized protein; its protein translation is MNASRTDWSRRVDDSLWSYRTAYKTPIGMSPYQLVYGKACHLPVDLDHKVMWAIKKLKMEWNEVAEQRWNGLNELDEFLLKAYESSSLYKENMKKYHDQKIEKRDFVVGDLVFYFNSRLRLFPGKLKSKWTGPFLIAQVFPRGVVELEKKKGVRFKVNGQRIKIYQRHVENENEVIEAYHLGEV